From one Leguminivora glycinivorella isolate SPB_JAAS2020 chromosome 5, LegGlyc_1.1, whole genome shotgun sequence genomic stretch:
- the LOC125226350 gene encoding uncharacterized protein LOC125226350 encodes MKQSSIKLASRGNGYQSDDDTVRYKLNREFFNNTNKATVKPIKKQENVEPDDDIRYMFPKVLVKNLANDKKPKQKIKVNFWSTKPSISRMRKLEAKKESSNRRHTVAVPSHERLNDKPKNSAVKVRKRVSFLPSPLFSDNHVPMVTVPDDLTIHLNEEEANDLGEDLNQVITEQDIITKSKSRDSSHRKSRSLPTQTSPKGTKRKHSDDSHGNENDLEFFSKYVVQKLRKMETNQRIYSENLINTVLMLGQLSKLNGKYKILEQ; translated from the coding sequence ATGAAACAAAGTTCTATAAAATTAGCATCAAGAGGCAATGGCTACCAATCAGATGACGATACCGTGCGATACAAACTGAATAGAGAGTTCTTTAATAACACCAACAAGGCCACAGTGAAGCCAATCAAGAAACAAGAAAATGTAGAACCTGATGATGATATTCGATATATGTTTCCAAAAGTTCTAGTAAAAAACTTGGCAAATGATAAGAAGCCCAAACAGAAAATAAAAGTCAATTTTTGGAGCACCAAACCATCTATTAGCCGCATGCGCAAATTGGAAGCCAAAAAAGAGTCCTCAAATCGCAGACACACCGTGGCAGTGCCATCACATGAAAGGTTAAATGATAAACCGAAGAACTCTGCTGTGAAGGTACGCAAACGAGTGTCATTTCTACCTTCCCCATTGTTCTCTGATAACCATGTTCCGATGGTGACAGTACCTGATGACTTGACTATCCATCTTAACGAAGAAGAGGCAAATGATCTTGGTGAGGACTTAAATCAAGTGATTACTGAGCAAGACATCATTACTAAAAGCAAATCACGTGATTCGTCCCATAGGAAGTCCCGCTCATTACCTACACAGACCAGTCCCAAAGGCACAAAACGCAAGCACAGTGACGACTCCCATGGAAATGAGAATGATCTAGAATTTTTCTCCAAGTATGTGGTCCAGAAGTTACGGAAAATGGAAACCAATCAAAGGATTTACTCAGAAAACTTAATCAATACTGTTCTTATGTTGGGACAACTCTCCAAGTTGAatggtaaatataaaatattagaacaGTAA